A region from the Salminus brasiliensis chromosome 22, fSalBra1.hap2, whole genome shotgun sequence genome encodes:
- the dusp3a gene encoding dual specificity protein phosphatase 3 yields the protein MKKHQSPVKAPADVTVPDTEATVQQLNELLSNGSGFYSLPAQHFNEVFPRIYVGNAFVAQNVMRLQRLGVTHILNAAEGNSFMHVNTNAEFYAGTGITYHGIKANDTEQFNLSAFFEEAADFIDKGLAHANGKGKVYVHCREGYSRSPTIVIAYLMLRHKMDVRVATSTVRHKREIGPNDGFLRQLCQLNEKLAKEGKLKSK from the exons ATGAAGAAACACCAGAGCCCTGTCAAGGCGCCAGCGGACGTAACCGTGCCTGACACCGAGGCCACTGTGCAACAACTCAACGAGCTTTTGTCCAACGGCAGCGGCTTCTACAGTTTACCAGCACAACATTTCAACGAGGTGTTTCCGAGGATTTACGTCGGCAACGC GTTTGTGGCCCAGAATGTGATGCGTCTGCAGCGGCTCGGCGTGACACACATTCTTAACGCCGCAGAGGGCAACTCCTTCATGCATGTGAACACCAATGCCGAGTTCTATGCTGGAACTGGGATCACATACCATGGAATAAAGGCCAATGACACCGAACAGTTTAACCTCAGTGCCTTCTTTGAAGAGGCGGCCGACTTCATCGATAAGGGTCTGGCACATGCAAACGGAAAAG GAAAAGTGTATGTTCACTGCCGAGAAGGCTACAGCCGCTCCCCAACTATCGTCATCGCTTACCTCATGCTCCGACACAAGATGGACGTGCGGGTGGCCACATCTACAGTACGGCACAAGAGGGAAATCGGGCCCAACGACGGCTTCCTACGCCAGCTGTGCCAGCTTAATGAGAAACTAGCCAAGGAGGGGAAGCTGAAGAGCAAATGA